A segment of the Actinomycetes bacterium genome:
AAGAAGGCCCAGGTCGAGTGGCTCGCGGTCGAGGAGATCGCCGAGGCACACCCCGAACTGGCGGACCTCGGCCTCGATCCCGTCGATGAGCCCATCTCGTGGACGGTGTTCGGCGAATCGCTGCTTCGCCGCAGCGGCAAACTCAAGGGCATCCTGATGGACGACAGCTTCCTGGTCGGGATCGGCCCCGTCTACTCCGACGAGATCCTGTTCCACGCCGGGCTTCGCTACGACCGAACACCCGACAGCCTGGCCACCTCGGAGATCCGCCGTCTGTACCGAGCGGTGGTCGAGACGATGCACGACGCCGTGAAGTACGGCGGCACCACCATCGGCGAGGACGGCTGGACCGACGTCAAGGGCGAGCCCGGGGGCTACCAGGACCACCTCGCCGTGTACCGCAGGGCTGGGGAGATGAGCCCGCGTGCGCGGGGCCCGATCGTCAAGGCGCGTTACGGAAACATCACCACTTACTTCTGCGAGCAGACCCAGGTCTGATCATCTGCTGGCTGGGGGGAGAACAAGTTGTTCCTGAAAAACCTGAGCATCAAGGGCTTCAAGTCCTTCGCTGACGCAGCAAGTCTCGAACTCGAGCCGGGGGTCACCGTCGTGGTGGGTCCCAACGGGTCCGGCAAGTCCAACGTCGTGGATGCGATCGGCTGGGTGCTCGGGGCACAGGCACCCTCGGCCGTTCGTAGCCAGAAGATGGACGACGTGATCTTCGCCGGAACCGAGAAGCGCCCCGCTCTCGGTCGTGCCGAGGTATCCCTGACGATCGACAACTCAGCGGGGCTCCTGCCGATCGAGTTCACCGAGGTCACGATCACCCGCCTGTTGTTCCGCAGCGGCGACAGCGAGTACTCGATCAACGGCACGCCATGCCGGCTGCTCGACATCCAGGAACTCCTGAGCGACTCCGGCGTGGGCCGCCAGCAGCATGTGATCGTGTCCCAGGGCAACATCGATGGAGTGCTCAACGCACGTCCCGAGGATCGGCGTCTCATCATCGAAGAGGCCGCCGGCGTGCTCAAGTTCCGACGCCGCAAGGAGCGCGCCGAGCGCAGACTCGCCTCCACCGAGGCCAACCTCACCCGGATCCAGGACCTGTTGCGGGAGGTCAGGCGCCAGCTGCGCCCGCTCGAACGCCAGGCCGACGCGGCACGTCGCCACGGCGACCTCGTGGCGGAACTCTCGGCACTGCGGCTCCATCTGGCCGGGCGCGAACTGGCCCGTCTCAAGGCGCAACTCGCCAACTCGGCTGCCTCCCAGAAAGAGCTCGCGTCAATGGGCGAGAGCCTCAAGGCGCGGCTGGCAGACCTGGATGCCCGCGTCGCCACCGCGGAAGCAGAGCTGTCAGCGCTCGGCGCAACGGACCTCGGCGACACGCTTGTGCGCCTCGAGACGGTGCGCGAGCGCGGTCGCGGCCAGGTCGCACTGCTGGCCGAACGGCGCCGCAGCATCCAGCGCGAACTCGACGCGGCCGTCGACGAAGCCGTCGTGGCTTCGCTGGAAGCCGAGCGTGCCCAACTGCGCAGCGAATCGGAGCAGATCAACTCCGAGGCTGCGGAGCTCACTGCGGGCGAGACCGACCTGACGGCAGCCGAGTCGGGCCTCGCACAGCAGTGGGAGTTGTTCGAGGAGCAGTGGGGCGATGGTGTGGATGCGCCCACCGGCGAGGCGGCAGCCATGCGGAGCGAGCTCGCTGCGCTGCGTACCGCCAGGGAGCGCAGCGGCACCGACCGTGATCAGCTCACGCGCCGCCGTGCGGCCCTGGCTGAGCGTCTGGACCGCCTCACCGACGAGCGAGATGCAGCGCTGGGGGCGACCAAGCAGGCACGCGAGGCCGCGCCCCGCCTGATCGAGTCAGCGCGCCGGGCCTCCGATGGTCTGCTGTCTGCGGAAGCAGCCGAGGAACAGGCCACCACCGCCGCCCGCGACACCGAGGCAGCCCACTCCGCGTGGACCGCCCGGGTGGAGGCACTCGCCCTCGCCCTCGACGATGCCCGCCAGGGTGCCGGCGCCCAGCGTCTGAGTGGACTCGACGGCGTGCTCGGAACACTGCGGGACCTCGTCGAGGTCGACGCCGGCTGGGAAGAGGCATTCGAGGCAGCTGCGGGTGAGGCGCTCGCAGCGGTGGTGGTCGCCGATCTGGAATCCGCCCGCCGGGCCCTGTCGTCGCTGGCATCCGGCGACCACAGCGGCGCAGTGCTGGCCCTCGGCATGGCTGCCGGCTCGAAGCACACACCTCCGGGTGGCGAACCGGTGCGCGACCACGTGCGTTGCGCACCCGGGGTCGAGCGCTCCGCGGATGTGTCCAACCTGCTCGACCGGCTGCTCAACGGCGCCGCAGCAGTACACGGCGGATGGCAGGACGCCGCCCAACTGGCGGCCCAGTGGCCTGACGCCGTGGTGGTCACCACCGACGGGCACCGCTTCGGCTCGGGTGGATGGCGCCTCGGCGCGGCGGGCTCCGGGGCCACCGGCGCTGCCCTCGAAGAGGCCCAACAGGCAGCGGAGCAGTCCCACGGCGACATGGCGATGGCTGCCGAGGCCGCTGGCCTGGCCACAGAGTCCCTCGCGTCGGCAAGAGCGGTGCTGGCGGAGGCCGAGCGCGCCCGCGACACCAACGAGTCCGCCATGTCGCGCAGCTCCGAGGCAGCTGACCGCCTGGCGCTGGACGCCTCCGAGGTGGCCCAGGAGGTCTCTGATCTCGACGACCTCGTGGAGCAGATCGCAGCGCGGCTCGCCGGTGAGGTGGAGCGCATCACAACACTCGAGGCGGAATTGCCCAGGCTCGAAGCCGAGGAGGCGGAGCTGTCGCGTGCCGCCGCCGAGATGGCTGAGACGCGCGAGAAGCTCGAGCAGCGCACCGCGCAAGTGCGCTCGCAGCGCACCGACAGCGACGTACGCTCAGCGGCCCTCTCCGAGCGCAGCCGCTATGTGGCGGACCGCCTCGAACACCTCGATGAGCGCCTCGAGGGTCTCGCCTCCGACGCCGAGGAGGCAGCCGCGAAGCGGGTCCTGCTCGAAGCCCGCGCCGCTGCCACCGAACGGCTGGGCGAGTTCGTCACGGTGCG
Coding sequences within it:
- the smc gene encoding chromosome segregation protein SMC, yielding MFLKNLSIKGFKSFADAASLELEPGVTVVVGPNGSGKSNVVDAIGWVLGAQAPSAVRSQKMDDVIFAGTEKRPALGRAEVSLTIDNSAGLLPIEFTEVTITRLLFRSGDSEYSINGTPCRLLDIQELLSDSGVGRQQHVIVSQGNIDGVLNARPEDRRLIIEEAAGVLKFRRRKERAERRLASTEANLTRIQDLLREVRRQLRPLERQADAARRHGDLVAELSALRLHLAGRELARLKAQLANSAASQKELASMGESLKARLADLDARVATAEAELSALGATDLGDTLVRLETVRERGRGQVALLAERRRSIQRELDAAVDEAVVASLEAERAQLRSESEQINSEAAELTAGETDLTAAESGLAQQWELFEEQWGDGVDAPTGEAAAMRSELAALRTARERSGTDRDQLTRRRAALAERLDRLTDERDAALGATKQAREAAPRLIESARRASDGLLSAEAAEEQATTAARDTEAAHSAWTARVEALALALDDARQGAGAQRLSGLDGVLGTLRDLVEVDAGWEEAFEAAAGEALAAVVVADLESARRALSSLASGDHSGAVLALGMAAGSKHTPPGGEPVRDHVRCAPGVERSADVSNLLDRLLNGAAAVHGGWQDAAQLAAQWPDAVVVTTDGHRFGSGGWRLGAAGSGATGAALEEAQQAAEQSHGDMAMAAEAAGLATESLASARAVLAEAERARDTNESAMSRSSEAADRLALDASEVAQEVSDLDDLVEQIAARLAGEVERITTLEAELPRLEAEEAELSRAAAEMAETREKLEQRTAQVRSQRTDSDVRSAALSERSRYVADRLEHLDERLEGLASDAEEAAAKRVLLEARAAATERLGEFVTVRMRAIESDLEARREERRRQSEAARAATERLESLRSERTDAEAQLAETTAKLQKAEIGDAEVRTRLEAATEMIRNELDAEPDAALAAECPLLEEGVTPAGRARDLQRELKAMGPINPLALQEFEELSERHTFLDGQLHDVRQTRRELGKVIKAVDEEIVNVFAAAFADVSENFTHLFETLFPGGAGKLRLTDPNNLLDTGIEIEARPSGKNVKKLSLLSGGERSLTALAYLFAVFRSRPSPFYVMDEVEAALDDVNLHRFLDLVTEFRSSAQLVIVSHQKRTMEAADVLYGVSMEQGGSSKVVAERASEVVDVR